In Pseudoliparis swirei isolate HS2019 ecotype Mariana Trench chromosome 11, NWPU_hadal_v1, whole genome shotgun sequence, a genomic segment contains:
- the pcare1 gene encoding photoreceptor cilium actin regulator, whose product MGCSPSKGTHFGTLGPMRKGRMLPPAPQGTPRDSHFEDGENRNSNGDTTEIKAAGQSQVFKKEAHLTPQKMRSGTQLAPEAVNVDKLGSQGMNNNTVAQRKDNNVDMQEVAEKKSGRKPKKTTRGIKGIKRKDKDKEKPPEEKVDFPEPLVQAHQAAYAFLNPSINKYDILLGLLEQATQTQTSVQTMVAFMALRYEEMIHGLEEIAYEGEKVLKENGEHLAWPSQMKNLSSSPSLKSGSANIEPPPDLLQQLLQYTTQRMRNVSHTVAGIGECALEEAVEYFASVSELLEEKLKVKRAVETRLMRLLTRIEMASLCKPGPEDSALLSEDSGIGAESESLAGSERRLRRGSCASTRTNRTTPASPMGYTSMNIRQEVSRRKYPSQISPSVSLTSLNSLGSTSTLMGSNHRDSLLGSVSLDYGEEDDNDEEEEEEMDRGKEDLRIRMQSNSSTIDHEPQRPCRLPPKRIENPKNVEMTLKMKDAISGRIQFVPSQNATTKVGGSPKTNRRQWMEEEEEPSPRRPQTTAPFRKAVVKKSTVARERRSQSAESLRSKGEDHTLLELERTQKDLNQRLQRMSKSKASGNLKTAPSKQNQGTSPAQSPAIHRKNPSLHKNSNPQPLDDKASLTRRNSLKQEVASAVEDDKPMDKKTSKGPIKATPPPSPPSSPRPSSGLCRGRNSVKRLINTFSQGIEALEGLQVLGPLKGVRKCGVPVLPGLGNMEAVLSSGITSCRPDTPSSEKTNHFDLDSLPPPPLEVLMDNSFESAQNLLTGGADEGATKHGKSPSLKRAGLSQRLRASVQSVIVLPSKGGLPQASKVISFPRANQQHTSTPSMVNQPDIQLKTDTRKEKDSLYQQERKNIHLRQSSDLQRLSTSYVSTNPSAIQGESADIQGGGNFSVPGCNTTVSTVPPPSVVRSQPPATPPVNRGRMLPSTPSTASILHRRLPSTQHFKRQPSPPSSASPPVNRKLPTSQAVPGRLPSPAVTKQNIPNSNLSSSYPFKAPSPPASPKLQRWSRENSTENLSSAQITNNARSVFCPASPSLFEAQPCPVPRPPQAWTSTGVSFLSRSWGSRGRFPVFVQGPRPFIRRSQSDRRPSLIVPQRSAGISVAETCGSEPSICSQGLVDEPTRDEEFWGSQSNLRAPLRSASHPDLCVVGQALFRD is encoded by the exons ATGGGTTGCTCACCATCCAAAGGTACCCATTTTGGGACTCTGGGTCCCATGAGGAAGGGAAGGATGCTTCCCCCTGCACCTCAAGGAACCCCCAGAGATTCCCATTTCGAAGATGGAGAGAATCGTAATTCGAATGGGGATACAACGGAGATCAAGGCAGCTGGACAAAGTCAGGTATTTAAGAAAGAGGCTCATTTGACGCCACAGAAAATGAGATCTGGAACTCAGCTAGCCCCTGAAGCAGTAAACGTGGATAAACTGGGCAGTCAAGGAATGAACAACAACACAGTTGCACAGAGAAAAGACAATAATGTTGACATGCAGGAGGTGGCAGAAAAGAAGTCTGGcagaaaacccaaaaaaactacaagAGGTATTAAGGGGATTAAAAGGAAAGACAAGGACAAAGAAAAACCACCAGAAGAGAAAGTGGACTTCCCTGAACCTTTGGTCCAGGCTCACCAAGCTGCTTATGCCTTTTTGAATCCTAGCATaaacaaatatgacattttaCTGGGACTTCTGGAACAAGCAACCCAAACACAGACTTCGGTGCAGACCATGGTAGCTTTCATGGCTCTACGCTATGAGGAAATGATTCACGGACTGGAGGAGATAGCATACGAGGGAGAAaaagttttaaaagaaaatggagAACATCTTGCTTGGCCAAGTCAAATGAAAAACCTCTCATCTTCTCCATCTTTGAAGTCTGGCTCTGCTAATATTGAGCCCCCGCCGGATTTGTTGCAGCAGCTGCTTCAGTACACCACACAGAGAATGCGAAATGTGAGTCATACTGTTGCCGGAATTGGGGAGTGTGCGTTGGAGGAGGCAGTGGAATACTTTGCCTCTGTCTCAGAGCTTTTAGAGGAGAAATTGAAAGTCAAACGTGCAGTAGAGACGAGGCTAATGCGACTCTTAACTCGCATTGAAATGGCCTCTCTGTGCAAGCCTGGGCCAGAAGATTCTGCTCTCTTGAGTGAGGACAGTGGTATTGGGGCTGAGAGTGAATCCCTTGCTGGATCTGAAAGACGCCTTAGAAGAGGGAGTTGTGCGTCCACTAGGACAAATAGAACTACACCTGCCAGTCCTATGGGATACACTTCCATGAACATTAGGCAAGAAGTATCAAGACGAAAGTATCCAAGTCAAATAAGTCCAAGTGTGTCCCTCACCTCACTCAACTCATTAGGTTCCACATCTACCTTAATGGGAAGTAACCATAGAGACTCATTGTTAGGATCAGTCTCCTTGGATTATGGGGAAGAAGACGacaatgatgaggaggaggaggaggagatggatagAGGCAAGGAAGATTTACGGATTAGAATGCAATCAAATTCTTCAACTATAGACCATGAACCTCAACGCCCATGCCGCCTGCCCCCAAAGCGCATAGAGAATCCTAAAAATGTCGAAATGACTCTCAAAATGAAAGATGCCATTAGTGGTAGGATACAGTTTGTCCCATCGCAGAATGCCACAACAAAGGTAGGTGGCAGCCCCAAAACCAATAGACGCCaatggatggaggaggaggaggaaccttCTCCAAGGAGGCCTCAAACAACAGCACCTTTTCGTAAGGCAGTCGTAAAAAAGAGCACAGTGGCTAGAGAACGACGTTCCCAGTCAGCGGAATCCCTGCGCAGCAAAGGTGAAGATCATACTCTGCTTGAACTAGAGAGGACCCAGAAGGATTTAAACCAGAGGTTGCAAAGGATGAGTAAAAGCAAGGCAAGTGGGAACCTGAAGACTGCTCCATCAAAACAAAATCAAGGAACCTCACCAGCACAATCTCCAGCAATTCATCGCAAAAATCCCTCACTACACAAGAACAGCAATCCTCAACCACTTGATGACAAAGCAAGCCTTACAAGGCGCAACAGTTTAAAACAGGAAGTAGCTAGTGCTGTGGAAGATGATAAACCTATGGACAAGAAAACATCCAAGGGTCCAATAAAAGCCACCCCACCTCCTAGTCCTCCTTCATCACCACGGCCATCTTCAGGCCTTTGCAGAGGCAGGAACTCAGTCAAAAGACTGATCAATACGTTTAGTCAAGGAATAGAGGCTTTAGAAGGTCTTCAAGTTCTGGGGCCCCTCAAAGGAGTACGGAAGTGTGGTGTTCCGGTGTTACCTGGCTTAGGGAATATGGAAGCCGTGCTTAGTAGTGGGATAACAAGCTGTAGACCTGATACCCCTTCATCTGAGAAAACCAACCATTTTGATCTGGATAGTCTTCCTCCGCCTCCGCTGGAAGTATTAATGGACAATTCCTTTGAAAGTGCCCAGAATCTTTTAACTGGTGGAGCAGATGAAGGGGCAACAAAACACGGAAAGTCGCCTTCATTAAAAAGGGCTGGACTCTCACAACGACTGAGGGCCTCAGTTCAGTCAGTGATAGTGCTGCCAAGTAAAGGAGGCCTGCCACAGGCGTCCAAGGTTATTTCCTTTCCTAGAGCGAATCAACAACACACATCTACTCCGTCAATGGTCAATCAACCAGACATCCAACTGAAGACAGACACCAGGAAGGAAAAGGATTCCTTGTACcagcaagaaagaaagaacatacACCTACGACAGTCTTCAGACTTACAAAGATTGTCAACAAGTTACGTATCAACAAATCCATCTGCCATTCAAGGAGAATCAGCAGACATACAAGGTGGTGGCAACTTTTCAGTGCCTGGATGTAATACTACAGTATCTACAGTGCCTCCTCCTTCTGTGGTCAGGAGTCAACCACCTGCCACACCACCTGTAAATAGGGGGCGAATGTTACCCTCAACACCTTCTACAGCAAGCATTCTACATCGAAGACTTCCTAGTACTCAGCACTTTAAAAGGCAACCTTCTCCACCTTCTTCAGCCAGCCCCCCTGTTAACAGGAAACTCCCGACATCACAAGCGGTTCCAGGAAGGCTCCCCAGCCCAGCTGTCACAAAGCAGAATATTCCAAACTCAAATTTGTCTTCCTCCTACCCTTTCAAAGCACCGTCTCCACCAGCCTCGCCAAAACTACAAAGATGGTCAAGGGAGAACAGCACTGAAAACTTATCCAGTGCTCAGATAACCAATAACGCACGTTCAGTCTTCTGCCCCGCGTCACCATCACTGTTTGAGGCCCAGCCTTGTCCAGTTCCCCGACCACCACAAGCATGGACCTCCACCGGGGTCTCCTTTCTCTCACGTTCTTGGGGGAGTCGTGGGAGGTTTCCTGTATTTGTTCAAGGACCTCGACCCTTCATCCGACGTAGCCAATCAGATCGAAGGCCGAGTCTAATTGTGCCACAGAGATCGGCAGGCATCTCGGTGGCTGAGACTTGTGGGAGTGAGCCATCAATATGCTCACAGGG GCTCGTTGATGAACCAACCAGGGACGAAGAATTCTGGGGGAGCCAATCAAACCTCAGAGCTCCTCTACGCTCGGCATCGCATCCGGACCTCTGTGTTGTCGGACAGGCCTTGTTTAGAGACTAA